In the genome of Candoia aspera isolate rCanAsp1 chromosome 1, rCanAsp1.hap2, whole genome shotgun sequence, one region contains:
- the LOC134487165 gene encoding formin-1-like, which translates to MEGTHTVLQLHRPIMELCYISFYLPEGKITGFTYKGCVTLDKSTKCFHNCYRVKEGSEAVGSQGQSCENIGEIFFKQTTTKNILTELYKLNAEKEKILATLLSSSHILGVKMGNQDGKLQEVSESLKYREDKLDFKDQSGSLSGSTEKSTLKNKKTRKSSKQRESIEDFLNKNIKRKVSTTLEPPAFHCKEALSGNDRYQADDSSRFFTCSNQRKVDYKDELSDVNKPPEPSRRKQYLLEDSQVLESDSDLSVSFSEYDNIVLGHCFAHSSHSLLDEVEDTFKVVQQSSPLLNSFQENLAPEASEVGCDYSHIAGTCKVASEIGGLSKRQDMKDYLPKVVSPSASCGQVPYATSKESISTGLVATSEKGYEEFIQQSKAEQDVSVEETYSLVRAVNKTLQKVIQIDRLDETAEWKKLQCATSPSSFFHEKGEKRTAIPQKSNNRLTLRLQTQPDICQPRTNSKQEEKKPPSPSLVAISNVFNHSYPPSNTHEQMSPLPSPLSSSLPSLKLQHRILPLTALDLEKESIGHCTSRHSSSNLPPCNDLEAQMLLKFSEFGYPSLSTRQQGLCQDTSKDHSERSSLQENFSVQSQHQLLSGWFNFTIAIMPR; encoded by the coding sequence ATGGAAGGCACTCATACAGTCCTCCAGTTGCATAGACCCATTATGGAACTTTGCTATATCAGTTTCTACCTTCCAGAGGGAAAAATCACAGGATTCACATACAAGGGCTGTGTAACTCTTGACAAATCCACTAAATGTTTTCATAATTGCTATCGAGTGAAAGAAGGTTCAGAAGCGGTTGGATCACAAGGGCAAAGCTGCGAAAATATTGGAGAAATCTTCTTTAAACAAACAACTACTAAGAATATTCTGACTGAGTTGTATAAACtaaatgctgaaaaagaaaaaatcttggCAACTCTGCTTAGTTCAAGCCACATACTAGGAGTTAAAATGGGAAACCAGGATGGAAAACTACAAGAAGTTTCAGAAAGCTTGAAATATAGAGAGGACAAGCTGGATTTCAAGGATCAATCAGGGTCTCTTTCTGGATCCACAGAGAAGTCtactctgaaaaacaaaaaaacaaggaaatctaGCAAACAGAGAGAGAGCATTGAAGACTTCCTAAACAAGAATATAAAGAGAAAAGTATCTACAACTTTGGAGCCTCCAGCATTTCACTGCAAGGAAGCTTTATCAGGAAATGACAGGTATCAAGCTGATGACTCCTCCAGATTTTTCACATGTTCTAATCAGAGGAAGGTGGACTACAAAGATGAATTATCAGATGTGAATAAACCTCCAGAACCATCAAGGAGAAAGCAGTATTTACTTGAGGACAGTCAGGTATTGGAATCTGATTCAGatctctctgtttctttctctgaATATGACAATATTGTTCTTGGACACTGTTTTGCACATTCCAGCCATAGTCTGTTGGATGAGGTAGAGGATACTTTTAAAGTGGTTCAGCAGAGCAGCCCTTTGCTGAATTCTTTCCAAGAAAATTTAGCTCCTGAAGCATCTGAAGTGGGGTGTGATTATAGCCATATTGCAGGGAcctgcaaagttgcatctgaaatTGGAGGGCTGTCAAAAAGACAAGACATGAAAGATTATCTGCCAAAAGTTGTAAGTCCATCTGCAAGCTGTGGTCAGGTGCCTTATGCTACTAGTAAGGAGAGCATATCAACTGGTTTGGTTGCTACCAGTGAGAAAGGATATGAAGAATTTATTCAGCAATCTAAAGCAGAACAAGATGTTTCTGTTGAGGAAACATATAGCCTAGTGAGAGCAGTCAATAAAACCTTGCAGAAAGTTATACAGATCGACAGATTAGATGAAACTGCAGAATGGAAGAAGTTACAGTGTGCTACAAGCCCATCCAGTTTCTTtcatgaaaaaggagaaaaaagaactgCAATACCCCAGAAGAGTAATAATCGCTTGACGTTACGCTTGCAGACACAACCTGATATTTGTCAGCCGAGAACCAACAGTAAGCAGGAGGAGAAAAAACCACCCTCTCCATCTTTAGTAGCCATTAGCAATGTTTTTAATCATTCGTATCCTCCATCCAATACACATGAACAAATGTCTCCTCTGCCTTCTCCTTTATCCTCAAGTTTGCCAAGCCTAAAGCTACAGCACCGAATACTTCCACTGACTGCCCTTGATCTTGAAAAAGAATCCATTGGCCATTGTACTTCAAGACATTCTTCCTCAAATTTGCCACCGTGTAATGACTTGGAAGCACAGATGCTTCTGAAGTTTTCTGAATTTGGATATCCCAGCCTTTCTACAAGACAACAAGGACTATGTCAAGATACCAGTAAGGACCACTCTGAAAGAAGCAGCCTTCAGGAAAACTTCAGTGTTCAATCCCAGCATCAACTACTTTCAGGTTGGTTCAATTTTACTATAGCTATAATGCCGAGATGA